One Microbacterium sp. W4I20 DNA window includes the following coding sequences:
- the allB gene encoding allantoinase AllB, protein MSQEQDKQDAGSSLDPTGEHYDLVIRGQRVLTSAGISAREVGVRGGVIVAMQPLGNNLDGDEIIELADDETLIPGLVDTHVHVNEPGRTEWEGFASATKAAAAGGVTTIVDMPLNSIPPTIDVEALNIKRDVARDQVHIDVGFWGGAVPGNTGELRALHDAGVFGFKCFLLHSGVDEFPPLDADEMEKDMRELASFDSVMIVHAEDSRAIDRAPSPEGDDYGKFLASRPRGAENLAIAEVIERTRWTGGRAHILHLSSSDALAMIRSAKQDGLKLTVETCPHYLTLTAEEIPLGATQFKCCPPIREAGNRELLWEGLEDGTIDFIVSDHSPSTLDLKDLDNGDFAVAWGGVASLQLGLSLIWTEARQRGLSLETVVSWMSERPANFAGLTGKGRIAPGYDADFSVFAADDAYVVDVTKLHHKNQLTPYHGKPLAGVVRKTWLHGEVIDFETPRGRLLRRGMTD, encoded by the coding sequence ATGTCGCAGGAGCAGGACAAGCAGGATGCCGGATCGTCGCTGGACCCGACCGGCGAGCACTACGACCTCGTGATCCGAGGGCAGCGTGTGCTGACGTCGGCGGGCATCAGCGCCCGTGAGGTCGGCGTGCGGGGCGGTGTCATCGTCGCGATGCAGCCGCTGGGCAACAACCTCGACGGCGACGAGATCATCGAGCTCGCCGACGACGAGACGCTCATCCCCGGGCTCGTCGACACCCACGTGCACGTCAACGAGCCGGGCCGCACCGAGTGGGAGGGCTTCGCGTCGGCGACCAAGGCCGCAGCCGCCGGTGGCGTGACGACGATCGTCGACATGCCGCTGAACAGCATCCCGCCGACCATCGACGTCGAGGCGCTGAACATCAAGCGCGACGTCGCCCGCGACCAGGTGCACATCGACGTCGGCTTCTGGGGCGGGGCGGTGCCGGGAAACACCGGTGAGCTGCGCGCGCTGCACGACGCCGGCGTCTTCGGTTTCAAGTGCTTCCTGCTGCACTCCGGCGTCGACGAGTTCCCTCCGCTCGACGCCGACGAGATGGAGAAGGACATGCGCGAGCTCGCATCGTTCGACTCCGTGATGATCGTGCACGCCGAGGATTCCCGTGCCATCGACCGTGCGCCCTCACCCGAGGGCGACGACTACGGCAAGTTCCTGGCCTCGCGCCCCCGCGGTGCCGAGAACCTCGCCATCGCCGAGGTGATCGAGCGCACGCGCTGGACCGGCGGGCGCGCGCACATCCTGCACCTGTCGTCGTCGGACGCCCTCGCGATGATCCGCAGCGCCAAGCAGGACGGGCTCAAGCTGACGGTCGAGACGTGCCCGCACTACCTCACCCTCACCGCCGAGGAGATCCCGCTCGGGGCCACCCAGTTCAAGTGCTGCCCGCCGATCCGCGAGGCCGGCAACCGCGAGCTGCTGTGGGAGGGGCTGGAGGACGGCACGATCGACTTCATCGTGTCGGACCACTCGCCCTCGACGCTCGACCTGAAGGATCTCGACAACGGCGACTTCGCGGTCGCCTGGGGCGGCGTCGCCTCGCTGCAGCTCGGGCTGTCGCTGATCTGGACCGAGGCGCGACAGCGTGGACTCTCGCTCGAGACCGTGGTGTCGTGGATGAGCGAGCGGCCCGCGAACTTCGCTGGGCTCACCGGCAAGGGGCGCATCGCACCCGGCTACGACGCGGACTTCTCGGTGTTCGCCGCCGACGACGCGTACGTGGTCGACGTCACGAAGCTGCACCACAAGAACCAGCTCACCCCGTACCACGGCAAGCCGTTGGCCGGTGTGGTGCGCAAGACCTGGCTGCACGGCGAGGTCATCGACTTCGAGACCCCGCGCGGACGCCTGCTGCGCCGCGGCATGACCGACTGA
- a CDS encoding ATP-dependent Clp protease ATP-binding subunit — translation MSNPQTGSQNQDQQSALEQFGINLTDRARQGKLDPVIGRDSEIRRVSQVLTRRTKNNPVLIGEPGVGKTAVVEGLAQRIVAGDVAESLKDKELITLDISALVAGAMYRGQFEERLKQVLKEITESDGQVITFIDELHVLMGAGGGEGSVAASNMLKPMLARGELRLIGATTLNEYREFIEKDAALERRFQQVYVGEPTVEDTIAILRGLKGRYEAHHGVTIADSALVAAAALSNRYLPSRQLPDKAIDLIDEAMSRLKMEIDSSPVEIDQLKRQVDRMKLEELALKKEKDAASKERLGTLREQLGGLEKELAELEERWARERQGLNRVGDLKKQLDDAITQRDLAMREADYTRASKLEYETIKRLERDIAEAEQAEAAVSSEGRMVNEQVTDEDIAGVIAAWTGIPVGRLLQGESEKLLHLENELGKRLIGQKDAVKAVSDAVRRSRAGISDPGRPTGSFLFLGPTGVGKTELAKALAEFLFDDEHAMVRIDMSEYGEKHSVSRLVGAPPGYIGYEQGGQLTEAVRRRPYSVILLDEVEKAHPEVFDVLLQVLDDGRLTDGQGRTVDFTNVILILTSNLGSPVLIDPILSPDEKREQVMALVRQAFRPEFLNRLDDIVMFQSLTEDDLAQIVELSVDQLQKRLHDRRLTLAVTPDARSWLAERGYDPMFGARPLRRLIQSEVQNKLATALLSGNVHDGDTVRVDVAADGTGLALTV, via the coding sequence ATGAGCAACCCGCAGACCGGCTCTCAGAACCAAGATCAGCAGTCCGCCCTCGAGCAGTTCGGCATCAACCTGACCGACCGCGCTCGACAGGGAAAGCTCGACCCGGTGATCGGACGCGACAGCGAGATCCGCCGTGTCAGCCAGGTGCTCACCCGTCGCACCAAGAACAACCCGGTGCTGATCGGCGAGCCCGGCGTCGGCAAGACCGCCGTCGTCGAGGGTCTGGCCCAGCGCATCGTCGCGGGCGACGTCGCGGAGTCGCTGAAGGACAAGGAGCTGATCACGCTCGACATCTCGGCGCTGGTCGCCGGAGCCATGTACCGCGGGCAGTTCGAAGAGCGTCTGAAGCAGGTGCTCAAGGAGATCACCGAGTCCGACGGCCAGGTCATCACGTTCATCGACGAGTTGCATGTGCTGATGGGCGCGGGCGGGGGCGAGGGTTCCGTGGCGGCCTCCAACATGCTCAAGCCGATGCTGGCCCGGGGCGAGCTGCGTCTGATCGGCGCCACCACACTCAACGAGTACCGGGAGTTCATCGAGAAGGATGCCGCGCTGGAGCGGCGCTTCCAGCAGGTGTACGTCGGCGAGCCCACGGTCGAAGACACCATCGCGATCCTCCGCGGCCTCAAGGGCCGGTACGAGGCCCACCACGGGGTCACGATCGCCGACAGCGCCCTCGTCGCGGCGGCTGCGCTCTCGAACCGCTACCTCCCCTCCCGCCAGCTGCCCGACAAGGCGATCGACCTCATCGACGAGGCGATGTCACGGCTCAAGATGGAGATCGACTCCTCGCCCGTCGAGATCGACCAGCTCAAGCGCCAGGTCGACCGGATGAAGCTCGAAGAGCTGGCGCTGAAGAAGGAGAAGGATGCCGCGTCGAAGGAGCGCCTCGGTACGCTCCGCGAACAGCTCGGCGGGCTCGAGAAGGAGCTCGCCGAACTGGAGGAGCGCTGGGCGCGCGAGCGACAGGGCCTCAACCGCGTCGGCGACCTGAAGAAGCAGCTCGACGACGCCATCACCCAGCGCGACCTCGCGATGCGCGAAGCCGACTACACCCGTGCCTCCAAGCTCGAGTACGAGACCATCAAGCGCCTCGAGCGCGACATCGCCGAAGCCGAGCAGGCCGAGGCCGCCGTCTCGTCCGAGGGACGGATGGTCAATGAGCAGGTCACCGACGAAGACATCGCCGGCGTGATCGCCGCCTGGACCGGCATCCCCGTCGGCCGACTGCTGCAGGGCGAGAGCGAGAAGCTGCTGCACCTCGAGAACGAACTCGGCAAGCGCCTGATCGGGCAGAAGGATGCCGTGAAGGCGGTGTCGGATGCCGTGCGCCGCTCGCGCGCGGGTATCAGCGACCCCGGTCGTCCGACCGGCTCGTTCCTGTTCCTCGGCCCGACCGGTGTCGGCAAGACCGAGCTGGCGAAGGCTCTCGCGGAGTTCCTCTTCGACGACGAGCACGCGATGGTGCGCATCGACATGTCGGAGTACGGCGAGAAGCACTCCGTCTCGCGGCTCGTCGGCGCCCCTCCCGGATACATCGGCTACGAGCAGGGCGGTCAGCTCACCGAGGCCGTGCGCCGACGCCCGTACAGCGTGATCCTGCTCGACGAGGTCGAGAAGGCACACCCCGAGGTGTTCGACGTGCTGCTGCAGGTGCTCGACGACGGGCGGCTCACCGACGGCCAGGGCCGCACGGTCGACTTCACGAACGTGATCCTGATCCTCACCTCGAACCTCGGCTCGCCGGTGCTGATCGACCCGATCCTCTCGCCCGACGAGAAGCGCGAGCAGGTCATGGCGCTGGTACGACAGGCGTTCCGGCCCGAGTTCCTGAACCGCCTCGACGACATCGTGATGTTCCAGTCGCTCACCGAAGACGACCTTGCGCAGATCGTCGAGCTCTCGGTCGATCAGCTGCAGAAGCGGCTGCACGATCGCCGGCTCACGCTCGCCGTCACGCCCGACGCGCGATCCTGGCTGGCCGAGCGCGGCTACGACCCGATGTTCGGTGCGCGACCGCTGCGCCGGCTCATCCAGTCGGAGGTGCAGAACAAGCTGGCGACGGCGCTGCTGTCAGGCAACGTGCACGACGGTGACACCGTGCGGGTCGATGTCGCGGCCGATGGGACGGGACTCGCGCTCACCGTATAA
- a CDS encoding 8-oxoguanine deaminase — MSQQTGSVWIKNPLGIFTGTDADDSGGIVVEGSRVREVIPAGGTPSAPVDEVLDASRHVVIPGLINTHHHFYQTLTRAWRPVVSAELFPWLKGLYGVWAGLTPRDLELATTAALAELLLSGCTTAADHHYLFPNGLEDGIDVQVDVVKKLGMRATLTRGSMSLGEEDGGLPPQSTVQDADTILADSERLIGAYHERGDGAFVQIGLAPCSPFSVTTGVMRDTAALAERLDVRLHTHLAETLDEEDFCREMFGLRTVDYLESVGWLSDRTWLAHGIHFDDAEITRLGAAGTAVSHCATSNMRLASGIARAIELEDAGAPVGLGVDGSASNDGSNMIQEVRQALYLQRLRYGAAAVTPERALGWATAGSARALGRADVGTLAPGKQADLAMFTLDELRFSGSHDPVAALLLCGAERADRVMVGGRWRVLDGQIVGLDVPQLIAHHSEAARSLLARHS, encoded by the coding sequence ATGTCTCAGCAGACCGGCAGCGTGTGGATCAAGAACCCGCTCGGCATCTTCACCGGCACGGATGCCGACGACTCGGGCGGGATCGTCGTCGAAGGCTCCCGCGTCCGCGAGGTCATCCCCGCGGGCGGGACGCCCTCGGCTCCCGTCGACGAGGTGCTCGACGCCTCGCGTCACGTCGTGATCCCGGGTCTCATCAACACGCACCACCACTTCTACCAGACGCTCACCCGTGCCTGGCGGCCCGTCGTCAGCGCCGAGCTGTTCCCGTGGCTCAAGGGACTGTACGGGGTATGGGCCGGGCTCACGCCGCGCGATCTCGAGCTGGCGACGACCGCGGCGCTCGCCGAGCTGCTGCTCTCGGGCTGCACCACCGCGGCCGACCACCACTACCTCTTCCCGAACGGGCTCGAAGACGGCATCGACGTGCAGGTCGACGTCGTGAAGAAGCTCGGGATGCGGGCGACGCTGACCCGCGGCTCGATGTCGCTCGGCGAGGAGGACGGCGGTCTTCCCCCTCAGTCGACGGTGCAGGATGCCGACACGATCCTCGCCGACAGCGAGCGGCTCATCGGGGCGTATCACGAGCGCGGCGACGGCGCCTTCGTGCAGATCGGGCTCGCGCCGTGCTCGCCGTTCTCGGTCACGACCGGCGTCATGCGCGACACCGCCGCCCTCGCCGAGCGCCTCGACGTGAGACTGCACACCCATCTCGCCGAGACCCTCGACGAGGAGGACTTCTGCCGCGAGATGTTCGGCCTGCGCACGGTCGACTACCTCGAGAGCGTCGGCTGGCTGTCGGACCGCACCTGGCTCGCGCACGGCATCCACTTCGACGACGCCGAGATCACCCGGCTGGGAGCCGCCGGCACCGCCGTCTCGCACTGCGCGACCTCGAACATGCGCCTCGCCTCCGGCATCGCCCGCGCCATCGAACTCGAGGATGCCGGCGCCCCCGTCGGGCTCGGCGTCGACGGCTCGGCATCCAATGATGGCTCGAACATGATCCAGGAGGTCCGCCAGGCGCTCTACCTGCAGCGCCTGCGCTACGGCGCCGCAGCCGTCACCCCGGAGCGCGCCCTGGGCTGGGCGACGGCCGGATCAGCGAGAGCACTCGGCCGTGCCGACGTCGGCACCCTCGCCCCGGGAAAGCAGGCGGACCTGGCCATGTTCACCCTCGACGAGCTGCGCTTCTCCGGAAGCCACGACCCGGTCGCGGCGCTGCTGCTCTGCGGCGCCGAGCGCGCCGACCGCGTCATGGTCGGCGGACGTTGGCGCGTACTCGACGGACAGATCGTGGGACTCGACGTCCCCCAGCTCATCGCCCACCACAGCGAGGCGGCCCGAAGCCTCCTCGCCCGACACTCCTGA
- a CDS encoding nucleobase:cation symporter-2 family protein: MNKTKTVATRPEDERMPLGSTIAYGIQHVLTMYGGIIAPPLIIGSMAGLSGAEVGVLITACLFMGGLATILQTVGIPFFGSQLPLVQGVSFAGVATMGAIVTSGGGLPAVFGAVIVASIIGLLIAPVFATIIRFFPPVVTGVVITIIGLTLLPVAAGWAMGGNSQADDFGDPQNLLLAAITFVIVLVLSKVRIGAISRLAILLAIVLGTILAAILGRVDFAAVGDGPIFALPSVFGFGMPTFEIAGIISMFIVILVTLTETTADILAVGEIVGTKVDSKRIAAGLRADMLSSAVSPVFGSFTQSAFAQNVGLVAITGVKSRFVVTAGGAVLVILGLLPVLGRVVAAVPTPVLGGAGIVLFGSVAASGIRTLAKVDYRGNMNLVIVASSIGIGMLPIAAPTIYDQMPAWFITIFHSGISSAAVAAILLNLLFNHLGKPSGKDASVLAAAPTRSIPIAYLDAFEDGDSIIDGKIVDRDGKEVEVERPDH; encoded by the coding sequence ATGAACAAGACGAAGACGGTCGCGACGCGACCCGAAGACGAGCGGATGCCGCTCGGCAGCACGATCGCGTACGGCATCCAGCATGTGCTCACGATGTACGGCGGCATCATCGCCCCTCCGCTCATCATCGGCTCGATGGCCGGGCTGAGCGGCGCCGAGGTCGGGGTGCTGATCACCGCCTGCCTGTTCATGGGCGGCCTCGCCACCATCCTGCAGACGGTCGGCATCCCGTTCTTCGGGTCTCAGCTGCCGCTCGTGCAGGGCGTCTCGTTCGCCGGTGTCGCGACGATGGGCGCGATCGTGACGAGCGGCGGCGGTCTGCCTGCGGTGTTCGGCGCGGTCATCGTCGCCTCGATCATCGGTCTGCTGATAGCCCCGGTGTTCGCCACGATCATCCGGTTCTTCCCGCCGGTCGTGACCGGAGTGGTCATCACGATCATCGGCCTCACCCTGCTGCCGGTGGCCGCGGGCTGGGCGATGGGCGGCAACAGTCAGGCCGACGACTTCGGAGACCCGCAGAACCTGCTGCTCGCGGCGATCACCTTCGTCATCGTGCTGGTGCTCAGCAAGGTGCGGATCGGCGCGATCTCCCGCCTCGCCATCCTGCTCGCCATCGTGCTCGGCACGATCCTCGCGGCCATCCTCGGCCGCGTCGACTTCGCCGCCGTCGGCGACGGGCCCATCTTCGCCCTCCCGAGCGTGTTCGGCTTCGGGATGCCCACGTTCGAGATCGCCGGCATCATCTCGATGTTCATCGTGATCCTGGTGACTCTCACCGAGACCACGGCAGACATCCTGGCCGTCGGTGAGATCGTCGGCACCAAGGTCGACTCGAAGCGGATCGCCGCGGGACTCCGTGCCGACATGCTGTCGAGCGCGGTCTCGCCCGTCTTCGGCTCGTTCACGCAGTCGGCCTTCGCGCAGAACGTCGGCCTCGTCGCGATCACCGGCGTCAAGAGCCGATTCGTGGTGACCGCGGGCGGTGCCGTGCTCGTCATTCTCGGACTGCTGCCCGTGCTCGGACGGGTCGTCGCCGCGGTGCCGACGCCGGTGCTGGGCGGCGCGGGCATCGTGCTGTTCGGCAGCGTCGCGGCCAGTGGCATCCGCACCCTCGCGAAGGTCGACTACCGCGGCAACATGAACCTCGTCATCGTGGCGTCGTCGATCGGCATCGGCATGCTGCCGATCGCGGCGCCCACGATCTACGACCAGATGCCCGCCTGGTTCATCACGATCTTCCACTCCGGCATCAGCTCGGCGGCGGTCGCGGCCATCCTGCTCAACCTGCTGTTCAACCACCTGGGCAAGCCCTCCGGCAAGGATGCTTCGGTGCTCGCCGCCGCTCCGACCCGCAGCATCCCGATCGCCTACCTCGACGCCTTCGAAGACGGCGACTCGATCATCGACGGCAAGATCGTCGATCGTGACGGCAAAGAGGTCGAGGTCGAGCGCCCCGACCACTGA
- a CDS encoding amino acid permease, which produces MAIQRRIKSVEQSMAETHDEKRSLKRSLGVWDLAVMGVAVAVGAGIFSVGAEASARHAGPAVIISFIIAAAVCGLAILCYAEFASSIPVAGSAYTFTYSTLGEFLAWIIGWDLILEMLMASAVIAKYWGVYLGDAVSLFDLDIPMTIAIGPLSFDWGPVVIVAIFTTLLALGTQLSSRVNSVFTVIKVAIVLFVIVVGLFFINGANYTPFVPPEEAGAASESAWTQSLFSLMTGADPTVYGVFGILSGAALVFFAFIGFDVVATSAEETKDPKRTVPRGIILGLIIVTVLYVLVAVVITGMVSYTELAKLEEPSLASAFELVGATWAAQVIAIGSLVGLTTVVMVLLMGLARVVFAMSRDGLLPRALSVTDAKRGTPIRIQLIVGVVIAIIAGFTDVQVLGDMINIGTLSAFVLVSTGVPILRKSRPDLERPFTVPFSPWLPWISAIACFWLMLNLSSETWVRFAVWLALGLVIYFAYSRRHSIIGQELAADTIVGRGTRPS; this is translated from the coding sequence ATGGCGATTCAGCGAAGGATCAAGTCCGTCGAGCAGTCGATGGCCGAGACGCACGACGAGAAACGCTCGCTGAAGCGATCGCTCGGCGTCTGGGATCTGGCCGTGATGGGAGTCGCCGTCGCCGTCGGCGCCGGCATCTTCTCGGTCGGAGCCGAGGCGTCCGCGCGCCACGCCGGCCCCGCGGTGATCATCTCGTTCATCATCGCTGCCGCCGTCTGCGGTCTCGCCATCCTCTGCTACGCCGAGTTCGCCTCGTCGATCCCGGTCGCCGGCTCCGCCTACACGTTCACGTACTCGACGCTCGGCGAATTCCTCGCCTGGATCATCGGCTGGGACCTGATCCTCGAGATGCTGATGGCGTCGGCCGTGATCGCGAAGTACTGGGGTGTCTACCTCGGCGACGCCGTATCCCTGTTCGACCTCGACATCCCCATGACGATCGCGATCGGTCCGCTGTCGTTCGACTGGGGTCCGGTCGTCATCGTGGCGATCTTCACCACGCTGCTCGCGCTCGGCACCCAGCTGTCGAGCCGGGTGAACAGCGTCTTCACCGTGATCAAGGTCGCCATCGTGCTGTTCGTCATCGTCGTCGGGCTCTTCTTCATCAACGGCGCCAACTACACCCCGTTCGTTCCGCCGGAGGAGGCCGGGGCGGCGTCCGAGAGCGCCTGGACCCAGTCCCTGTTCTCGCTGATGACCGGAGCCGACCCGACGGTGTACGGCGTCTTCGGCATCCTCAGCGGTGCGGCGCTCGTGTTCTTCGCGTTCATCGGCTTCGACGTCGTCGCCACGAGCGCCGAGGAGACGAAGGACCCGAAGCGCACGGTGCCCCGCGGCATCATCCTCGGACTCATCATCGTGACCGTGCTCTACGTGCTGGTCGCCGTCGTCATCACCGGGATGGTGTCGTACACCGAGCTCGCGAAGCTCGAGGAACCGTCGCTCGCGAGCGCCTTCGAACTCGTCGGGGCGACCTGGGCCGCCCAGGTCATCGCGATCGGCAGCCTCGTCGGACTCACCACGGTCGTGATGGTGCTGCTGATGGGCCTCGCCCGCGTCGTCTTCGCGATGAGTCGTGACGGCCTGCTCCCCCGTGCCCTGAGCGTGACGGATGCCAAGCGCGGCACCCCGATCCGCATCCAGCTCATCGTCGGTGTCGTCATCGCGATCATCGCCGGGTTCACCGACGTGCAGGTGCTGGGCGACATGATCAACATCGGCACGCTCTCGGCGTTCGTGCTCGTCAGCACCGGGGTGCCGATCCTGCGCAAGAGCCGGCCCGACCTCGAGCGTCCCTTCACGGTGCCGTTCTCGCCGTGGCTGCCGTGGATCTCGGCGATCGCCTGCTTCTGGCTGATGCTGAACCTCAGCTCCGAGACGTGGGTCCGGTTCGCGGTCTGGCTGGCGCTCGGCCTGGTGATCTACTTCGCCTATTCACGGCGGCACTCGATCATCGGGCAGGAGCTCGCGGCCGACACGATCGTCGGTCGCGGCACCCGCCCGAGTTAG
- a CDS encoding acetamidase/formamidase family protein: MTGIDHFLGKDLGRPGFRADVEPVLRIRPGTGERIGFETDDAVYRELHEHGDMAALSAPINPVTGPVWVEGAKPGDTIAVTIHEIRLKDCGWSQSLPGIGALRHRMGDAVVSRRIPIDEAGVHLTDRHVVAPRPMIGCIGTAPAAGVHSTVMPTTALGGNMDVTEAAPGSIVYLPVEVEGALLSIGDIHAIMSEGESSFVAIEAEGIAVVSIDIVPGLALRAPRIETPDEWVFVGLGDPVQESITRGYEDAYDFLVTDRGWSSMDAFAVMSALVDSKLGGPTGSGEPDPLHPFAAVGAVTLHRLPKSVL, encoded by the coding sequence ATGACCGGGATCGATCACTTCCTCGGCAAGGACCTCGGTCGCCCCGGGTTCCGCGCCGATGTCGAGCCGGTGCTGCGGATCCGGCCCGGTACCGGCGAGCGCATCGGCTTCGAGACCGATGACGCGGTCTACCGCGAGCTGCACGAGCACGGCGACATGGCCGCGCTCTCCGCACCGATCAACCCCGTCACCGGTCCGGTGTGGGTCGAGGGCGCGAAGCCCGGCGACACGATCGCGGTGACGATCCATGAGATCCGCCTGAAGGACTGCGGCTGGTCGCAGAGCCTGCCCGGCATCGGCGCGCTGCGCCACCGGATGGGCGACGCGGTCGTCTCGAGACGCATCCCGATCGACGAGGCCGGCGTGCACCTCACCGACCGGCACGTGGTCGCTCCCCGGCCGATGATCGGATGCATCGGGACGGCGCCGGCCGCGGGCGTGCACTCGACCGTGATGCCGACGACGGCGCTCGGCGGCAACATGGACGTCACCGAGGCCGCGCCCGGCTCGATCGTCTACCTTCCGGTCGAGGTCGAGGGAGCGCTGCTGTCGATCGGCGACATCCACGCCATCATGAGCGAGGGCGAATCGTCGTTCGTCGCGATCGAGGCGGAGGGCATCGCGGTGGTCAGCATCGACATCGTCCCGGGTCTGGCCCTGCGCGCGCCCCGCATCGAGACACCGGATGAGTGGGTGTTCGTCGGGCTCGGCGATCCGGTGCAGGAAAGCATCACCCGCGGCTACGAGGACGCCTACGACTTCCTCGTGACCGACCGGGGCTGGAGCTCGATGGACGCGTTCGCCGTGATGAGCGCGCTCGTCGACTCCAAGCTCGGCGGACCGACCGGATCGGGCGAGCCCGACCCCCTGCATCCGTTCGCCGCCGTCGGGGCGGTGACCCTGCACCGCCTGCCGAAGTCGGTGCTGTAG
- a CDS encoding APC family permease gives MTTTASEGQPRLESFGYKQELKRSVSTFDLVVYGLVFMVPIAPWAIFGVVFNESKGMVPLVYLVGLVAMIFTALGYAQMAKSFPLAGSVFSYVGRGTHPIAGFFAGWAILLDYLLVPTLLYVFAASSMRGIFPDSPEWLWAILCVAINTVINVLGIGSITVANRIFLAIELVFVAIFVIIAISALTGQTIEGSSFSLAQLWDPAKVDPPLIAAALSIAVLSFLGFDGISTLSEETTGKKNPAGRAMIIALFIVATLFILQTWLASALAAGTISFDDDEVNNAFFSIVAQAAGSGWATAFLAVNVVAVGIANAIAAQAATSRLLYSMSRDRQLPAFFSKINSRQVPVYAILVVSALSVVLVLFFVGQIGVISSLVNFGALFGFLLLHIAVFWHYIVRKRSTNWLLHLVVPLCGFLIIGYVLFNASAEAKIGGVIWLALGVIVFVIFRIRNGANPELLSEHAATGERKPE, from the coding sequence ATGACCACCACTGCCTCCGAGGGCCAGCCCCGCCTGGAGTCCTTCGGCTACAAGCAGGAGCTCAAGCGCTCCGTCTCGACCTTCGACCTCGTCGTGTACGGCCTGGTGTTCATGGTGCCGATCGCACCGTGGGCGATCTTCGGCGTCGTGTTCAACGAGTCGAAGGGCATGGTTCCGCTCGTCTACCTGGTCGGACTCGTCGCGATGATCTTCACCGCGCTCGGGTACGCCCAGATGGCGAAGTCGTTCCCCCTCGCCGGTTCCGTCTTCTCCTACGTGGGGCGCGGGACCCACCCGATCGCCGGGTTCTTCGCGGGCTGGGCGATCCTGCTGGACTACCTGCTGGTGCCGACGCTGCTCTACGTGTTCGCGGCATCCTCGATGCGGGGCATCTTCCCCGACTCGCCGGAATGGCTCTGGGCCATCCTGTGCGTCGCGATCAACACCGTCATCAACGTGCTCGGCATCGGCTCGATCACGGTCGCGAACCGCATCTTCCTCGCCATCGAGCTCGTCTTCGTCGCGATCTTCGTGATCATCGCGATCTCCGCACTCACGGGTCAGACCATCGAGGGGTCGTCGTTCTCGCTGGCGCAGCTCTGGGATCCCGCGAAGGTCGACCCGCCGCTGATCGCCGCCGCCCTGTCGATCGCGGTGCTGAGCTTCCTCGGCTTCGACGGCATCTCCACCCTGTCGGAGGAGACCACCGGCAAGAAGAACCCGGCCGGCCGCGCCATGATCATCGCGCTGTTCATCGTCGCGACGCTGTTCATCCTGCAGACCTGGCTCGCCAGCGCGCTCGCCGCCGGAACGATCTCCTTCGACGACGACGAGGTCAACAACGCGTTCTTCTCGATCGTCGCGCAGGCGGCCGGCAGCGGATGGGCCACCGCGTTCCTGGCCGTCAACGTCGTCGCCGTCGGCATCGCGAACGCGATCGCCGCGCAGGCAGCCACCTCCCGCCTGCTGTACTCGATGAGCCGCGACCGACAGCTGCCGGCGTTCTTCTCGAAGATCAATTCTCGCCAGGTGCCCGTGTACGCGATCCTCGTCGTCAGCGCGCTGAGCGTCGTGCTCGTGCTGTTCTTCGTGGGGCAGATCGGAGTCATCTCCTCGCTGGTGAACTTCGGCGCACTGTTCGGCTTCCTGCTGCTGCACATCGCCGTCTTCTGGCACTACATCGTCCGCAAGCGCTCGACGAACTGGCTGCTGCACCTGGTCGTGCCGCTGTGCGGTTTCCTCATCATCGGCTACGTCCTGTTCAACGCCTCGGCCGAGGCGAAGATCGGCGGCGTCATCTGGCTCGCACTCGGGGTCATCGTGTTCGTCATCTTCCGCATCCGCAACGGCGCGAACCCCGAGCTGCTGTCGGAGCACGCGGCGACGGGCGAGAGGAAGCCGGAATGA